A genomic segment from Lagenorhynchus albirostris chromosome X, mLagAlb1.1, whole genome shotgun sequence encodes:
- the LOC132513846 gene encoding pancreatic progenitor cell differentiation and proliferation factor-like yields the protein MAAMPSSGPLVATHDYYRRRLGATSSNSSCGSAECPGEAIPHQPALPKAHPGHGWASFFFRNSTLPFMATVFASSEHSESAQASASTITYDLAREAVGKQQPGKTNCRPPS from the coding sequence ATGGCAGCCATGCCCTCCAGCGGCCCACTCGTGGCCACCCACGACTACTACCGGCGCCGCCTGGGTGCCACTTCCAGTAACAGCTCCTGCGGAAGTGCCGAGTGCCCTGGGGAAGCCATCCCCCACCAGCCCGCTCTCCCCAAAGCCCACCCAGGACACGGGTGGGCTAGCTTCTTTTTCAGGAACTCCACTCTCCCGTTCATGGCCACAGTGTTTGCGTCCTCAGAGCACTCGGAATCTGCCCAGGCCTCCGCCAGCACGATCACCTATGACCTGGCTCGGGAAGCCGTGGGGAAGCAGCAGCCTGGCAAAACCAACTGTAGGCCCCCGTCCTGA